From a single Rutidosis leptorrhynchoides isolate AG116_Rl617_1_P2 chromosome 5, CSIRO_AGI_Rlap_v1, whole genome shotgun sequence genomic region:
- the LOC139847593 gene encoding transcription factor ICE1-like — translation MLSRVNSVAWMDGDENATQHQPNNNNEQENHHDINSIFEENHNTNNWSLQQQQPNNLFLQHVDSSSSCSPTFDPNQVHYFLPPKPNILNNHQNPLDETFDLGYGNGFLGIPRGNVNGNGNGILPNFCDLGNQDSQFSTTQLLQLAGNGFGSPGYPFSEDGLFLNRSKLLKPLDNFVPTGAPPTLFQKRAALRRNLDGGGGGATADGISGDKKRKSSGGSWDDVDNLSLDGSCLNYDSDDFTVNTNFDENGIKFSGGNSSNANSTVTAAMNGGDGGGGGQKGKKKGLPAKNLMAERRRRKKLNDRLYMLRSVVPKISKMDRASILGDAIEYLKELLQRINDLNHELEATPTSSALTTPTAATMAAAATGFYPLTPTPTGLPSRIKEELCPTTVPSPTGQPARVEVRQREGRAVNIHMFCSRRPGLLLTILRALDDLGLDIQQAVISCFNGFALDVFRAEQCKEGQDVHPDQVKAMLLESAGYHGVA, via the exons atgctTTCAAGAGTTAACAGTGTTGCTTGGATGGATGGTGATGAAAATGCAACACAACATCAACCAAACAACAACAATGAGCAAGAAAACCACCATGATATCAACTCAATATTTGAAGAAAACCACAACACCAACAATTGgtctttacaacaacaacaaccaaacaacttgtttttacaacATGTTGATTCATCATCCTCTTGCTCACCAACTTTTGACCCAAATCAAGTTCATTACTTTTTACCACCAAAACCAAACATTTTAAACAACCACCAAAACCCATTAGATGAAACCTTTGATCTTGGGTATGGGAATGGGTTTCTTGGTATTCCCAGAGGGAATGTGAATGGGAATGGGAATGGAATCCTACCTAATTTTTGTGATTTGGGTAACCAAGATTCTCAATTTTCAACAACCCAACTGCTTCAACTAGCTGGAAATGGATTCGGGTCACCCGGGTATCCATTTTCAGAAGATGGGTTGTTTTTAAACCGTTCAAAATTACTAAAGCCTTTGGATAATTTTGTTCCCACCGGAGCACCACCTACTCTGTTTCAAAAAAGAGCTGCTTTAAGAAGAAATTTGGATGGCGGCGGTGGCGGCGCCACCGCCGACGGTATCTCCGGTGATAAGAAAAGAAAGAGtagtggtggaagttgggatgatgTTGATAACTTGAGTTTGGATGGGTCTTGTTTGAATTATGATTCTGATGATTTTACTGTGAACACTAATTTTGATGAAAATGGAATTAAGTTTAGTGGCGGAAATAGCTCTAATGCAAATAGTACTGTCACCGCCGCCATGAACGGCGGAGACGGCGGCGGGGGTGGTCAAAAAGGAAAGAAGAAAGGACTGCCGGCGAAGAACTTGATGGCGGAGCGACGCCGGAGAAAGAAATTGAATGACAGGCTTTACATGCTGAGGTCTGTTGTACCCAAAATCAGCAAG ATGGATAGAGCTTCAATTCTTGGTGATGCAATTGAGTATCTAAAAGAGCTGCTACAAAGGATCAATGATCTTAACCATGAACTTGAAGCAACACCAACAAGCTCAGCACTAACAACACCAACTGCCGCCACCATGGCTGCTGCCGCCACCGGTTTTTACCCTTTAACCCCAACTCCCACCGGTCTACCTTCAAGAATCAAAGAAGAACTTTGCCCCACCACTGTCCCTAGCCCAACTGGCCAACCTGCAAGA GTTGAAGTAAGGCAGAGAGAAGGAAGAGCAGTGAATATACACATGTTTTGCAGTAGGAGGCCTGGTTTGTTGCTGACAATTTTGAGGGCTCTTGATGATCTTGGTTTGGACATTCAACAAGCTGTTATAAGTTGCTTCAATGGTTTTGCTCTTGATGTTTTTCGAGCCGAG CAATGCAAAGAAGGGCAAGATGTTCATCCTGATCAAGTTAAAGCAATGTTGTTGGAGTCTGCCGGTTACCATGGTGTTGCTTGA
- the LOC139847252 gene encoding auxin response factor 2A-like, with product MTSSEVSSKGNRDTFSSSGFHDRNDGVAVSGTAKVDADMALYKDLWRACAGPLVTVPRENELVFYFPQGHIEQVEASTNQVADQQMPIYNLPAKILCRVVNVQLKAEADTDEVFAQITLMPEPNQDENAVKKEPAPQPETPFRVHSFCKTLTASDTSTHGGFSVLRRHADECLPPLDMSRQPPTQELVAKDLHGSEWRFRHIFRGQPRRHLLQSGWSVFVSSKRLVAGDAFIFLRGENGELRVGVRRAMRQQANIPSSVISSHSMHLGVLATAWHAIQTGTMFTVYYKPRTSPAEFIVPYDQYMESVKNNYSIGMRFNMRFEGEEAPEQRFTGTIVGVEERDPKRWSDSKWRCLKVRWDETSSITRPDRVSPWKIEPALVPPAINQLPVHRNKRPRSNVLPSSPDASVVTREGSNKMAAADPSPASAFSRVLQGQELSTLRGTFMDTNESDSCDRAIQWAPSVIDDEKVDSRRYGSDKLLSVGRMAESSFTDLLSGFGSTNGSSNEFSTSSEGKFNLHTSPWSNMPSNLSLSLLGGGMKSGEVSYQPRDIRFSAFDEYSVHSNRLMPPPVSSYVHIPSRFSSAKENEVTKPKEGNCKIFGVPLGGNKNASDLNQGLQSPQFSTFDSDLKYEQPKRLKVVDSSPAAGKTQDKEYQNFQSLVRDKVQGVSTRSCTKVHKQGIALGRSVDLTKFNNYDELISELDNLFEFNGELKSQSKTWLVVYTDDEGDMMLVGDDPWQEFCGMVRKIFIYTREEVQRMNPGTLSSRDDDFSSVAEGMDEKESRKNENA from the exons ATGACGTCATCTGAAGTTTCTAGCAAAGGTAACAGAGACACGTTTTCTTCTTCCGGTTTTCATGACAGAAATGATGGTGTTGCCGTCTCCGGTACTGCGAAAG TTGATGCGGATATGGCTCTATACAAGGATCTATGGAGAGCTTGTGCCGGCCCTCTCGTTACCGTGCCTCGTGAAAACGAGTTAGTTTTTTACTTCCCTCAAGGACACATTGAACAG GTTGAGGCTTCAACCAATCAGGTGGCTGATCAACAGATGCCAATTTATAATCTTCCGGCGAAGATACTTTGCCGTGTTGTTAATGTTCAATTGAAG GCTGAAGCAGATACAGATGAAGTGTTTGCACAAATTACTTTAATGCCTGAACCTAAT CAAGATGAAAATGCTGTAAAGAAAGAACCGGCACCACAGCCAGAAACACCGTTTCGTGTGCATTCTTTCTGCAAGACGTTGACTGCTTCGGATACTAGTACGCATGGTGGATTTTCGGTTTTGAGAAGACATGCTGATGAATGTCTTCCTCCATTG GACATGTCTAGGCAACCACCGACACAGGAATTGGTGGCTAAGGATTTACACGGCAGTGAATGGCGTTTTAGGCATATATTTCGCG GTCAACCCCGAAGGCATCTACTTCAGAGTGGTTGGAGTGTGTTTGTTAGTTCCAAAAGGCTTGTTGCTGGTGATGCTTTTATTTTTCTGAG AGGTGAGAATGGGGAACTTCGTGTTGGGGTAAGACGTGCGATGAGACAGCAAGCAAACATACCCTCGTCAGTCATATCCAGCCATAGTATGCACCTTGGAGTCCTTGCAACGGCTTGGCACGCTATTCAGACTGGAACGATGTTCACAGTTTATTACAAACCTAG GACTAGTCCAGCAGAGTTCATCGTTCCATATGATCAATACATGGAATCTGTCAAGAATAATTATTCAATAGGGATGAGATTCAATATGAGATTTGAAGGAGAAGAAGCCCCAGAGCAAAG gtTTACGGGAACCATAGTTGGGGTTGAAGAGCGTGATCCAAAACGGTGGTCTGATTCTAAATGGCGATGTCTTAAG GTACGATGGGATGAAACTTCTTCCATTACTCGTCCAGATAGAGTTTCACCCTGGAAGATAGAACCTGCTTTGGTGCCACCAGCAATTAATCAACTTCCGGTACATAGAAACAAAAGACCACGGTCAAATGTGTTGCCTTCATCTCCAGATGCCTCCGTTGTAACTAGAGAAG GTTCAAACAAAATGGCTGCAGCAGACCCTTCACCAGCAAGTGCATTCTCAAGGGTCTTGCAAGGTCAAGAATTATCGACCTTGAGAGGAACTTTTATGGATACAAATGAGTCTGATTCATGTGATAGGGCAATTCAGTGGGCACCTTCCGTAATAGATGATGAAAAAGTTGACTCACGACGTTACGGGTCTGATAAGCTTTTGTCTGTTGGAAGAATGGCCGAATCATCCTTTACAGATTTGTTATCTGGTTTTGGGTCTACCAATGGTTCTTCTAACGAATTCTCTACATCCTCTGAAGGAAAATTCAACTTGCATACAAGCCCATGGTCTAATATGCCCTCAAATTTGTCCCTCAGTTTGTTGGGTGGTGGCATGAAAAGTGGTGAAGTTTCGTACCAGCCGAGAGACATTAGGTTTAGTGCTTTTGACGAGTATTCTGTTCATTCTAATCGGTTGATGCCACCACCAGTGTCTTCGTATGTTCATATTCCTTCTAGGTTTTCATCGGCTAAGGAGAACGAGGTCACGAAACCTAAAGAAGGAAACTGCAAAATATTTGGTGTACCCCTTGGTGGCAACAAAAATGCATCAGATTTGAATCAAGGGTTGCAATCACCACAATTTTCCACCTTTGATTCTGatctaaagtatgaacaacccaagcGCTTGAAAGTTGTTGATAGTTCACCAGCTGCTGGTAAAACGCAAGATAAAGAATATCAAAATTTCCAGTCGCTCGTGAGGGATAAAGTACAGGGTGTCTCTACTAGGAGTTGTACAAAG GTTCATAAGCAGGGGATAGCCCTTGGTAGGTCAGTGGACCTTACAAAGTTTAACAACTATGATGAATTGATCTCTGAATTAGACAATTTATTTGAGTTCAACGGTGAACTAAAGAGCCAAAGCAAAACTTGGCTAGTTGTTTATACAGATGACGAGGGTGACATGATGCTTGTTGGAGACGATCCCTGGCA GGAATTTTGTGGTATGGTTCGAAAGATTTTCATTTATACTAGAGAGGAGGTTCAGAGAATGAATCCAGGGACTCTAAGTTCAAGAGACGACGACTTTTCCTCAGTTGCAGAAGGCATGGATGAAAAAGAATCAAGGAAAAATGAAAATGCATGA